A stretch of the Flavobacterium aquiphilum genome encodes the following:
- a CDS encoding glycoside hydrolase family 20 protein yields the protein MRKTILLAVLLFSMLSRAQQTINIIPQPVSLEMKQGSFVINDKTAIKISKKDKETERVVHFFTEYVKRVSGFDLKANNKGNKIIFQIEKIENIGDEGYLISVNSNEISVKANTSKGLFYGVQSLLQTLPFTRTNDLVQIPSMEIKDYPRFQWRGLMLDVSRHFFAPELVKEFIDLLATYKMNVFHWHLVDGAGWRLEIKKYPKLTQQAAWRVDDTAKPWNWAEVTFNADRSKSTYGGYYTQEQAKEIVAYAKERNITVVPEIEMPGHSEAAMAAYPELSCNSKVNFGTTGNFFASKGESNYCAGNDQAFAFLEDVLTEVMAIFPSQYIHVGGDEVDKTSWKNCPKCQARMKAEQLKDEKELQSYFIRRIEKFLVSKNRKMIGWDEILEGGLAPEATVMSWQGEAGGIEAAKMGHDVIMTPGSPCYFDHYQGDPETEPAAIGGFNTLKKVYSYEPIPSELTQEEGKRVLGSQANLWTEYIPTAEQAEYMILPRMQALAEVLWSPKEKRNWEDFNKRLQPHLVGFDQKGLHYSKGNFKVDIKPIVENGKLSIALETENTDGVIYYTTDGSIPTIGSSKYEKPFAVNSFMTVKAIMVLNNKVMNKKPAEQSFTFNKATGKNVIYTNAFSKYYPANGANTLTDGIKGTKNIGKHWHAFDGNDLVATIDLGAITNVNTITLGCIQNYGQWVFLPQWVKFEVSSDGINFKEVKTIINSVPASEKELVIKDFEAKFSEEKAKIVRVTAKNLGQCPLGHPGENQSAWLFVDEITVN from the coding sequence ATGAGGAAAACGATTTTATTGGCGGTACTGTTATTTTCTATGTTGTCGCGAGCACAGCAAACAATTAACATTATCCCGCAACCAGTTAGTTTAGAAATGAAGCAGGGAAGTTTTGTCATCAATGATAAAACAGCTATCAAAATTTCTAAAAAAGATAAAGAAACAGAACGAGTAGTTCATTTTTTTACAGAATATGTAAAAAGGGTTTCAGGCTTTGATTTAAAAGCAAACAACAAAGGAAATAAAATTATTTTTCAAATTGAAAAAATCGAGAATATAGGAGATGAGGGATATTTGATTTCGGTAAATTCAAATGAGATTTCAGTTAAAGCAAATACTTCTAAAGGGCTGTTTTATGGCGTTCAGTCATTGTTACAAACTTTGCCTTTTACACGAACCAACGATTTGGTTCAAATTCCGAGTATGGAAATTAAAGATTATCCACGTTTTCAGTGGAGAGGTTTGATGCTTGACGTCAGCCGACATTTTTTTGCCCCCGAATTGGTAAAAGAATTTATCGATTTGTTGGCAACTTATAAAATGAATGTTTTTCATTGGCATTTAGTTGACGGAGCCGGATGGCGCTTAGAAATCAAAAAATATCCTAAACTGACTCAGCAAGCCGCTTGGCGTGTAGATGATACCGCAAAACCTTGGAACTGGGCAGAGGTAACATTCAATGCAGACAGAAGTAAATCGACTTACGGAGGTTATTATACCCAAGAGCAGGCAAAAGAGATTGTTGCTTACGCCAAAGAAAGAAATATTACCGTTGTTCCAGAAATTGAAATGCCAGGACATTCAGAAGCTGCAATGGCTGCATATCCTGAACTTTCTTGTAATTCTAAAGTTAATTTTGGGACGACTGGAAATTTCTTTGCCAGTAAAGGCGAAAGCAATTATTGCGCTGGAAATGATCAGGCATTTGCGTTTTTAGAAGATGTACTTACTGAGGTGATGGCTATTTTTCCTTCCCAATATATTCATGTGGGAGGTGATGAAGTTGATAAAACAAGTTGGAAAAACTGCCCTAAATGTCAAGCCAGAATGAAAGCAGAACAATTGAAAGACGAAAAAGAATTGCAGAGTTATTTCATCCGTAGAATCGAAAAGTTTTTGGTTTCCAAAAATCGAAAAATGATTGGCTGGGACGAAATTTTAGAAGGCGGTTTAGCTCCTGAAGCAACTGTTATGAGTTGGCAGGGTGAAGCAGGTGGAATTGAAGCAGCCAAAATGGGGCATGACGTGATCATGACTCCTGGTTCTCCATGTTATTTTGACCATTATCAGGGCGATCCTGAAACAGAACCTGCAGCAATCGGTGGATTTAATACTTTGAAAAAAGTGTATAGCTATGAACCGATTCCGTCAGAATTAACCCAAGAGGAAGGCAAACGCGTTTTGGGTTCACAAGCTAATTTATGGACAGAATATATCCCAACTGCAGAACAGGCTGAATATATGATTCTTCCGCGTATGCAAGCTCTGGCGGAAGTATTGTGGTCTCCAAAGGAGAAGCGTAATTGGGAAGATTTCAATAAACGATTGCAGCCCCACTTAGTAGGTTTTGATCAAAAAGGGCTTCATTATTCCAAAGGAAATTTCAAAGTAGACATTAAACCGATAGTGGAAAATGGTAAACTTTCTATTGCGCTTGAAACAGAAAATACTGATGGTGTCATTTATTATACAACCGATGGGAGTATCCCTACTATCGGAAGCAGTAAATATGAAAAGCCATTTGCAGTTAATTCATTTATGACAGTAAAGGCTATTATGGTATTGAATAACAAGGTTATGAATAAAAAACCAGCTGAACAATCATTTACTTTCAATAAGGCTACAGGGAAAAACGTAATTTATACAAATGCTTTCAGCAAATATTATCCTGCCAACGGTGCAAATACGTTAACAGACGGTATTAAGGGAACTAAAAATATTGGCAAACATTGGCATGCATTTGATGGAAATGATTTAGTGGCTACAATAGATTTAGGAGCAATAACTAATGTAAATACTATTACTTTGGGCTGTATCCAAAATTACGGACAATGGGTGTTTTTACCGCAATGGGTAAAATTTGAAGTTTCGAGTGATGGAATTAATTTTAAAGAAGTAAAGACTATAATAAATTCGGTTCCAGCTTCAGAAAAAGAGTTGGTGATTAAAGATTTTGAGGCTAAATTTTCGGAAGAAAAAGCGAAAATTGTTCGTGTTACAGCCAAGAATCTTGGGCAATGTCCTCTAGGCCATCCGGGCGAAAATCAATCGGCTTGGTTGTTTGTTGATGAAATTACGGTGAATTAA
- a CDS encoding AraC family transcriptional regulator: MKIEKTKITSYLNSYISVISREESFFQSPFHSHPELELVYIKESYGKRIVGNSVEQFVSGDMVFLGSDIPHVWLNDEIYYKGINTLKAQAIVVYFNKDIFGPIFYELKETQKINNLFNKAVRGLSISGKTNELVAKKLEKLVNKKNFEIIIGLFEILSILSESEDISFVNNEAYLPVNEQTKNDRISDVFDYVKNNFKQDISLDEISQIANLTPTSFCRMFKAKTQKHFVEYLNEIRVANACKFLIETDMGMSEIAYECGYKTASNFNKLFKKLTGTTPKEYRKKTEN, translated from the coding sequence ATGAAAATTGAAAAAACCAAAATAACATCCTACCTGAATAGCTACATTTCAGTTATTTCCCGTGAGGAATCTTTTTTTCAATCTCCTTTTCATTCACACCCCGAACTCGAATTAGTTTATATCAAAGAAAGTTACGGAAAAAGAATCGTGGGAAATTCTGTTGAGCAGTTTGTTTCCGGCGATATGGTTTTTCTTGGTTCGGACATTCCCCATGTATGGCTGAATGACGAAATTTATTACAAAGGCATCAATACATTAAAAGCCCAAGCTATCGTAGTTTATTTTAACAAAGATATTTTTGGACCTATTTTTTATGAATTAAAAGAAACGCAAAAAATAAACAACCTTTTCAACAAGGCCGTAAGAGGACTTTCGATTTCGGGAAAAACAAACGAATTGGTTGCAAAAAAACTGGAAAAGTTAGTCAACAAAAAAAACTTCGAAATCATTATTGGCCTTTTTGAAATCCTGTCAATTCTTTCTGAAAGTGAGGACATTTCATTTGTAAATAATGAAGCTTATTTGCCTGTAAATGAACAAACCAAAAATGATCGCATATCTGATGTTTTTGATTATGTAAAAAACAATTTCAAACAAGACATTTCATTAGATGAAATTTCCCAGATCGCAAATTTAACCCCAACTTCTTTTTGCAGAATGTTTAAAGCGAAAACCCAAAAACATTTTGTGGAATATCTCAATGAAATTAGGGTTGCCAACGCATGTAAATTTTTAATAGAAACCGATATGGGAATGTCTGAAATCGCATACGAGTGTGGTTACAAAACCGCTTCTAATTTCAACAAGCTTTTCAAAAAACTGACAGGGACTACGCCAAAAGAATACCGTAAAAAAACTGAAAACTAA
- a CDS encoding alpha-L-fucosidase has product MKNRFKLLFAAVVFSNTIALHAQGEFSMKADKSEEEGYVWTKDPLVKANLDKWQGYKFGVLIHMGLYTQLGTVESWGLAPEDWVTRDGYDDYYKYATDYRNTKYKLNPTNLNSEKWAKMFKGAGAKYMIFTSKHHDGFCMYDSKYTDFKITNPEFPYGKNPKADVLKDVLDASRKEGLAVGVYFSKPDWTTENFWWSYYPPKDRNPTYDIKKFPERWDSYVKYTQNQLNELTTNYGKVDILWLDGCWVRPLNTINKKVEEFCKYPYDMDINMKLISETARKKQPGMLVVDRWVPSEYENYLTPEQKTPEKPLTVPWESCITLGGAWGWVPNDHYKSSKEVVQLLTNIVVKGGNLLLGVGPDAKGEFDPKIEKTLANVGKWLSVNGEAIYDTKPVAPYLDGKVGYTQKGAAIYGIYMPAKDEKELPAQITIKTDMKGSLKATLLSNKQKLSSKKTDGGIIVTIPQELRSSLASQEAVVIKVSK; this is encoded by the coding sequence ATGAAAAACAGATTTAAATTATTATTTGCCGCAGTTGTTTTTTCCAACACGATTGCCCTTCACGCGCAAGGTGAATTCAGTATGAAAGCCGACAAATCAGAAGAAGAAGGCTATGTTTGGACCAAAGACCCTTTGGTAAAAGCTAATCTTGATAAATGGCAGGGTTACAAGTTTGGAGTATTAATCCACATGGGGCTTTACACGCAGTTGGGAACCGTTGAATCCTGGGGCTTGGCACCTGAAGACTGGGTAACCAGAGATGGCTATGATGATTATTACAAATACGCCACTGATTACCGAAATACCAAATACAAATTGAATCCGACCAATCTGAATTCGGAGAAATGGGCAAAAATGTTCAAAGGTGCTGGGGCAAAATATATGATTTTTACTTCGAAACACCACGACGGATTTTGTATGTATGATTCGAAATACACCGATTTTAAAATTACAAATCCGGAGTTTCCTTATGGAAAAAATCCAAAAGCGGATGTGTTGAAAGACGTTTTGGATGCGTCGAGAAAAGAAGGATTGGCTGTTGGAGTTTATTTTTCAAAGCCTGACTGGACAACCGAAAATTTTTGGTGGTCGTATTATCCACCAAAAGACAGGAATCCTACTTATGACATCAAAAAATTTCCGGAAAGATGGGATAGCTATGTTAAATACACTCAAAACCAATTGAACGAATTGACAACCAATTACGGAAAAGTTGATATTCTTTGGCTTGATGGATGCTGGGTTCGACCTTTAAATACGATCAATAAAAAAGTCGAAGAGTTTTGTAAATATCCTTATGATATGGATATCAACATGAAATTGATTTCGGAAACGGCACGCAAAAAACAACCAGGAATGTTGGTTGTGGATCGTTGGGTTCCTAGCGAATATGAAAACTACCTGACACCTGAACAAAAAACTCCCGAAAAACCTTTGACAGTGCCTTGGGAAAGTTGCATTACCCTTGGAGGAGCCTGGGGATGGGTACCAAATGACCATTACAAATCTTCGAAAGAAGTGGTACAATTGCTTACGAACATTGTTGTAAAAGGCGGTAATCTTTTATTGGGAGTTGGACCAGATGCCAAAGGGGAATTTGACCCGAAAATTGAAAAAACGTTAGCTAATGTTGGAAAATGGCTTTCTGTTAATGGTGAAGCGATTTATGATACCAAACCTGTTGCACCCTACTTGGACGGAAAAGTAGGTTATACACAAAAAGGAGCTGCTATTTACGGGATTTACATGCCGGCAAAAGACGAAAAAGAATTGCCTGCACAAATCACTATCAAAACCGATATGAAAGGCAGTTTGAAAGCTACTTTATTATCTAACAAACAAAAATTGTCCAGCAAAAAAACAGATGGAGGAATCATTGTTACGATTCCGCAAGAGCTTAGAAGTTCGTTAGCCAGTCAAGAAGCGGTAGTAATCAAAGTAAGTAAATAA
- a CDS encoding GH92 family glycosyl hydrolase — MFLGRKRTIQTVCFLYMLFFSIIISAQKPADFVNPFIGTSNYGADFPGPIAPRGMASISPFNVAGPKNLPLEKDSQWLSNPYVNENTFLTGFSQVNLSGVGCPDLGVILLMPTTGTVETNHLKYGSTYSNEVAKTAYYSVDIDKYKVKGEFTASKRVGVSKFTFPKGQANILLNLGLGLTNEEGAMVKVVSSTEIEGMRTVGSFCYNSPEQAYPVYFVAKFSKPADQFGVWKKTAKYQGEEAKWMGYNGKTRMMENTIKTVVGDSIGTYFSYQFDKEETVEVKIGVSYVSIQNARENLEKETGNKSFEAIYKDTYNEWNEELSKILVEGGSNDDKTIFYTALYHTLIHPNTLNDFNGEYPEIRRSKIGKTEGTRYTVFSLWDTYRNMHQLMSLVYPQQQSNMVKSMLQMYDENGWLPKWELNSTETFTMVGDPASIVIADTYLKGIQDFDVQKAYKAMLKGADQIENNPLRPGLKEYIEKGFLTTNHHGPVSTTEEYNTADYSISLLAKALGKKQDYERFKNRSLSYRKLYDKNLKLLRPRTVDGKWYEPFNPDTGANFQANVGFVEGNAWQYAFMVPHDIKGLMNLMGGDKSFSNQLQKVFDNKQFDMANEPDIAYPYLFNYVQGKEWRSQELVKKLVKEYFQNKPKGLPGNDDTGTMSAWLVYSMMGIYPISPGDPIYTITTPMFDKITIQLDPKYYKKKTIVIEREINNNGKIKAIQLNGKTLNSYFISHDDFVNGTTLKVIQN; from the coding sequence ATGTTTTTAGGAAGAAAAAGAACAATACAAACAGTATGTTTTCTTTACATGCTGTTTTTTAGTATAATAATTTCTGCTCAAAAACCAGCAGATTTTGTGAATCCGTTTATTGGAACTTCAAATTACGGAGCTGATTTTCCAGGACCAATTGCGCCACGAGGAATGGCAAGCATTAGTCCTTTTAATGTGGCTGGGCCTAAGAACTTGCCTCTGGAAAAAGACAGTCAGTGGTTGTCTAATCCTTATGTGAATGAAAATACATTTTTAACCGGATTTAGCCAGGTGAATTTAAGTGGGGTAGGTTGCCCAGATTTAGGCGTTATTTTGCTAATGCCAACGACTGGAACTGTTGAAACCAATCATTTAAAATATGGTTCGACTTATTCCAATGAAGTTGCCAAAACGGCTTACTATAGCGTAGATATTGATAAATATAAGGTTAAAGGCGAATTTACAGCTTCAAAAAGAGTTGGAGTTAGCAAATTCACTTTCCCGAAAGGGCAAGCTAATATTTTATTGAATCTCGGCTTGGGATTAACCAATGAAGAAGGAGCGATGGTAAAAGTCGTTTCTTCAACCGAAATAGAAGGGATGCGTACCGTAGGTTCATTTTGTTATAATAGCCCCGAACAAGCTTATCCGGTCTATTTTGTAGCAAAATTTTCAAAACCCGCAGATCAATTTGGAGTCTGGAAAAAGACTGCAAAATATCAAGGAGAAGAAGCAAAATGGATGGGTTATAATGGCAAAACTCGAATGATGGAAAATACCATTAAAACGGTGGTTGGAGATAGTATTGGGACTTATTTTTCGTATCAGTTTGATAAAGAGGAGACGGTTGAAGTTAAAATTGGGGTTTCGTATGTGAGTATCCAAAATGCCCGTGAGAATTTAGAAAAAGAAACAGGAAATAAGTCATTTGAAGCTATTTATAAAGATACCTACAATGAATGGAACGAAGAGCTTTCGAAAATTTTGGTCGAAGGAGGTTCTAATGATGATAAGACTATTTTTTATACCGCATTGTACCATACTTTGATTCATCCAAATACTTTAAATGATTTTAATGGAGAGTACCCGGAAATTAGACGAAGTAAGATTGGTAAAACCGAAGGCACACGTTATACGGTTTTTTCCTTGTGGGATACGTACCGAAACATGCATCAGTTAATGTCTTTGGTTTATCCGCAACAACAGTCCAATATGGTTAAAAGTATGTTGCAAATGTATGATGAAAACGGTTGGTTACCAAAATGGGAACTGAATTCGACTGAGACTTTTACAATGGTTGGAGATCCTGCGAGTATTGTTATTGCAGATACTTATTTGAAAGGAATTCAGGATTTTGATGTTCAGAAAGCTTACAAAGCAATGTTGAAAGGAGCCGATCAGATCGAGAATAATCCGTTACGTCCGGGGCTTAAAGAATATATTGAAAAAGGATTTTTGACAACCAATCATCATGGCCCGGTTTCTACGACAGAAGAGTATAATACTGCGGATTATTCCATTTCTCTTTTAGCGAAAGCTTTAGGAAAAAAACAAGACTATGAACGCTTTAAAAATCGTTCGTTATCTTACCGAAAATTATATGATAAAAACCTAAAATTGCTTCGACCTCGAACCGTTGACGGAAAATGGTATGAACCATTTAATCCTGATACAGGAGCTAATTTTCAGGCGAATGTTGGTTTTGTTGAGGGAAATGCATGGCAATATGCTTTTATGGTACCACACGATATAAAAGGATTAATGAATTTAATGGGAGGTGATAAAAGCTTTTCAAATCAATTGCAAAAAGTCTTTGACAATAAACAATTTGATATGGCAAATGAGCCAGACATTGCTTATCCTTATTTGTTTAATTACGTACAAGGAAAGGAGTGGAGAAGTCAGGAATTAGTGAAAAAACTTGTGAAAGAGTATTTTCAAAATAAACCAAAAGGATTGCCTGGAAATGACGATACTGGAACAATGTCTGCTTGGTTGGTGTATTCTATGATGGGAATTTATCCTATTTCGCCCGGTGATCCAATTTATACGATCACGACACCAATGTTTGATAAAATTACAATTCAACTAGATCCAAAATATTATAAAAAGAAAACTATTGTGATTGAACGGGAAATCAATAACAATGGTAAAATCAAGGCGATTCAATTAAACGGAAAAACACTTAATAGCTATTTCATTTCGCATGATGATTTTGTAAATGGAACTACGCTGAAAGTGATTCAGAATTAA
- a CDS encoding alpha-L-fucosidase, which translates to MKKRLLTAIGCLAFLSMTAQKVTAPAPYGVLPTEPQLQWHEMEQYVLVHFTPTTFQNKEWGYGDADPKIFNPTKFDASQIVNAAKAGGFKGVILVAKHHDGFCLWPTKTTNYNISKSPFRDGKGDMVKEFETAVRNAGMKFGLYCSPWDRNNEDYGKPEYVTKFREQLTELYSNYGNLFITWFDGANGGDGYYGGKNEKRSIDRTKYYGWETTWGISRKLQPGAVIFADMGDVRWVGNEHGFAAETSWATFTPLPTDGNTVAAPGATDSRKAPEGTRNGKYWKPAECDVPLRNGWFYHTTDDNHVKTVSELFEIYTNSVGRGGCLDLGLSPTTDGLLHQNDVKNLKDFGDYLKKLFADNLAKSAVITASNTRGGDAKSFGIKNLIDENRYSYWATDDDVKKASLTLEWKKDQTFNVIRLRENIKLGQRIEKVEIDAFVNGNWKKIGEATSIGSNRLVRLPNYVTASKLRIRIEESPVCIALSDVGVFKEPEQLAKPKIKRDKDGMVSITTEMPVKEIHFTIDGTEPSAQSPVYKEAFVFSTSGEVKAKSFGTDMKSSEMVIQSFNVSKKDWKVVAATSENQENGKSLNTIDDNVRSLWSTPENTALPQSITIDMGKEISIASFSYLPRQNGTGGIVKNYEWQTSNDNTTWTTVAEGEFSNIKSNPVEQNVPLKTAVKARYFKFIGKSSVDGNYISTAELGVKTVK; encoded by the coding sequence ATGAAAAAAAGGTTATTGACCGCTATTGGATGTTTAGCATTTTTGTCTATGACAGCCCAAAAAGTGACTGCTCCTGCTCCCTATGGCGTCTTGCCTACCGAACCACAATTACAGTGGCATGAAATGGAACAATATGTTTTGGTACACTTTACACCAACAACTTTTCAAAACAAAGAATGGGGTTATGGAGATGCCGATCCAAAAATTTTCAATCCAACTAAATTTGATGCGAGTCAAATTGTAAATGCTGCCAAGGCTGGTGGCTTCAAAGGAGTGATTCTTGTTGCCAAACACCATGATGGTTTTTGTTTGTGGCCTACCAAAACAACAAATTACAATATCAGTAAAAGCCCTTTCCGTGACGGAAAAGGAGATATGGTAAAAGAATTTGAAACTGCTGTACGTAATGCAGGAATGAAATTCGGGCTTTATTGCTCACCTTGGGACAGAAATAATGAAGATTATGGCAAACCTGAATATGTGACCAAATTTCGTGAACAATTAACCGAATTGTATTCAAATTACGGGAACTTATTCATTACCTGGTTTGATGGTGCCAATGGAGGCGATGGTTATTATGGCGGAAAAAACGAAAAAAGAAGTATCGATCGCACAAAATATTACGGTTGGGAAACCACTTGGGGAATTTCCAGAAAATTGCAACCGGGAGCCGTTATTTTTGCCGATATGGGTGATGTACGTTGGGTAGGTAATGAGCATGGTTTTGCTGCCGAAACCTCATGGGCAACATTTACGCCACTACCAACAGACGGTAATACAGTTGCTGCACCGGGAGCAACCGATTCCAGAAAAGCACCTGAAGGAACAAGAAACGGTAAATATTGGAAACCGGCCGAATGTGATGTACCGTTAAGAAATGGTTGGTTTTACCACACTACTGATGATAATCACGTGAAAACAGTTTCAGAATTATTTGAGATTTATACTAATTCCGTAGGAAGGGGTGGTTGTCTTGATTTAGGGCTTTCGCCAACAACTGATGGTTTGTTGCATCAAAATGACGTAAAAAATCTAAAAGATTTTGGGGACTATCTGAAAAAATTATTTGCTGACAACCTTGCTAAATCTGCTGTAATTACAGCTTCTAATACCAGAGGTGGTGATGCCAAATCATTTGGTATTAAAAACCTGATTGATGAAAATCGTTACTCGTATTGGGCGACCGATGATGATGTAAAAAAAGCATCGCTTACTTTAGAATGGAAAAAAGACCAAACATTTAATGTTATCCGTCTTAGAGAAAACATCAAATTGGGGCAACGTATCGAAAAAGTTGAAATCGATGCTTTTGTCAATGGAAATTGGAAAAAAATAGGCGAAGCAACAAGCATTGGTTCAAACCGATTGGTACGTTTGCCAAATTATGTTACTGCTTCAAAACTAAGAATTCGTATCGAAGAATCGCCTGTTTGTATTGCTTTGAGCGATGTTGGAGTATTTAAAGAGCCGGAACAATTGGCAAAGCCAAAAATCAAAAGAGATAAAGATGGAATGGTTTCTATAACTACTGAAATGCCTGTAAAAGAAATCCATTTTACCATTGACGGAACAGAACCTTCTGCGCAATCTCCGGTTTATAAAGAAGCATTTGTATTTTCTACTTCGGGTGAAGTGAAAGCAAAATCATTTGGAACCGATATGAAATCAAGCGAAATGGTAATTCAATCGTTCAATGTATCTAAAAAAGACTGGAAAGTAGTTGCAGCTACTTCTGAAAATCAAGAAAACGGAAAATCGTTGAATACCATTGATGATAATGTAAGAAGTCTTTGGAGCACTCCTGAAAATACAGCTTTACCACAATCAATCACTATTGATATGGGCAAAGAAATAAGTATTGCTTCATTTTCATATTTACCTCGTCAAAACGGAACTGGCGGCATTGTGAAAAACTACGAATGGCAAACAAGTAACGATAATACAACCTGGACAACCGTTGCCGAAGGCGAATTTTCAAACATCAAAAGCAATCCTGTTGAACAAAACGTTCCTTTAAAAACAGCTGTAAAAGCACGATATTTTAAATTCATTGGCAAAAGCAGTGTTGATGGAAATTATATTTCGACTGCTGAATTGGGTGTGAAAACAGTAAAATAG
- a CDS encoding alpha-L-fucosidase — MKKGIFIIALLFTVQMFSQAIYEDERYVPETDPLVLKNLEQWQGKKFGLLMHWGTYSQWGIVESWSICPEDYGWCERKKGSNPANYTQYVKEYEGLKKTFNPTKFDPSKWAKAAKAAGMKYMVFTTKHHDGFTMFDSKYTDYKVTDKDCAFSTNSKADILKEVFNAFRNENISTGAYFSKPDWHCENYWDPYFPPFDRNVNYDPKLYPEKWQKYVDFTHNQILEILTNYGKVDILWLDGGWVKKRDLQNIKENYAEKFAENESKDGFIKHRVVDQDVKMDELVAKARQKQPGLIVVDRAVHGKNQNYLTPENRVPEKTLPYPWESCITSGGGWSYTPDAKYMTGRQGIHMLIDVVAKGGNLLLNIAPSPEGEWQQGAYDLLAAYADWMKVNSIAIYDTKPIVPYKENNICMTQNKMGNVFLFYLAKDGEDKIPAEVTVKSINPKKGTKITMLGSKVSLKWKKEAQGFKVVIPESLRQNLPAKEAWTLKIETIDK; from the coding sequence ATGAAAAAAGGAATATTTATTATCGCGTTATTGTTTACAGTTCAAATGTTTTCGCAGGCTATCTACGAAGACGAACGTTATGTGCCTGAAACTGATCCGTTGGTTCTGAAAAATCTAGAGCAATGGCAAGGGAAAAAGTTTGGATTATTGATGCACTGGGGAACTTACAGTCAATGGGGAATTGTTGAATCTTGGTCAATTTGCCCGGAAGATTATGGATGGTGTGAGCGCAAAAAAGGAAGTAATCCAGCCAACTATACACAATATGTAAAAGAGTATGAAGGTTTGAAAAAAACATTTAATCCAACAAAATTCGACCCTTCAAAATGGGCCAAAGCAGCTAAAGCAGCCGGAATGAAATACATGGTTTTTACCACAAAACACCATGATGGGTTTACAATGTTTGATTCAAAATATACTGATTATAAAGTAACCGACAAAGATTGTGCTTTTAGTACAAATTCAAAAGCCGATATTTTGAAGGAAGTTTTTAATGCTTTTAGAAATGAAAATATTTCAACGGGAGCTTATTTTTCTAAACCTGATTGGCATTGCGAAAACTATTGGGATCCTTATTTTCCTCCTTTTGACAGAAACGTAAATTACGATCCAAAGCTTTACCCTGAAAAATGGCAAAAATATGTTGATTTCACGCACAACCAAATTTTAGAAATTTTGACCAATTATGGTAAAGTTGATATTTTATGGTTAGATGGCGGATGGGTTAAAAAAAGAGATTTGCAGAACATCAAAGAAAACTATGCTGAAAAATTTGCTGAAAATGAATCGAAAGATGGTTTTATCAAACATAGAGTAGTGGATCAAGATGTAAAAATGGACGAATTGGTTGCAAAAGCACGTCAGAAACAACCGGGATTGATCGTTGTGGACAGAGCAGTTCACGGTAAAAATCAAAATTATTTAACCCCTGAAAACAGAGTTCCTGAAAAGACGTTGCCTTATCCTTGGGAATCTTGTATTACTTCAGGAGGTGGTTGGTCTTATACTCCAGACGCGAAATACATGACAGGAAGACAAGGAATTCATATGTTGATTGATGTAGTTGCCAAAGGCGGGAACTTATTGTTGAACATTGCTCCAAGCCCGGAGGGTGAATGGCAGCAAGGTGCTTATGATTTATTGGCAGCATATGCCGATTGGATGAAGGTAAACAGCATCGCAATTTACGACACAAAACCAATTGTGCCTTATAAGGAAAACAACATTTGCATGACGCAAAATAAAATGGGTAACGTTTTCTTGTTTTATTTGGCAAAAGATGGAGAAGATAAGATTCCCGCAGAAGTTACAGTAAAATCTATTAATCCAAAAAAAGGAACAAAAATTACAATGTTAGGTTCAAAAGTTTCTCTTAAATGGAAAAAAGAAGCTCAAGGATTTAAAGTTGTAATTCCAGAAAGTCTTAGACAAAATTTACCAGCAAAAGAAGCGTGGACTTTGAAAATTGAAACGATTGACAAATAG